Sequence from the Flavobacterium sp. J372 genome:
AAACCAACATCCGTAAGCTGGTGCGCGAGGTTAAAAGCCTCCCAATAGAAAAGTATGACATGGTGATAAACGATTTCGAGCCGGTGTCGGCCTGGGCCTGCTATCTCGCCAACAAGCCCTGCATTGCGCTGAGTCACCAGGCGGCCGTTATCTCACCAAACGCCCACCAGCCTGAGCACGCCGACCCTATGGGACGCTTTATCCTGCACAACTATGCCCCGGCCAGCACGCGGTATGGTTTTAATTTTCAGGGGGAGGGCGACACCATCTTTACACCTGTGATACGGCAGCAGGTGCGTGATTTGCAGGTTACAGATAAAGGCCACTATACCGTATACCTGCCGTCATATGACGATGCCCGACTGATATCGAGGCTATCTGTATTTCATGATGTAAAGTGGGAGGTATTCTCTAAGCACAATAAGCGCCCTATGGAAATTGGCAACATCACTATACAACCTATCAACAATGAAAAGTTTATACAAAGCATGGCATCATCAACCGGAGTATTGTGCGGCGCCGGTTTTGAGACTCCGGCCGAAGCGCTGTTTTTAGGCAAGAAGCTGCTGGTTATCCCCATGAAAAACCAGTATGAACAGCACCTTAACGCTGCCGCGCTAAAAGCTATGGGTGTGCCGGTGGTAAAAAGCCTGAAACCAAAACATTCCTCAGCAATTGCGGATTGGCTTGAAAGTAATGAGAGGAT
This genomic interval carries:
- a CDS encoding glycosyltransferase family protein; translated protein: MKILYAIQGTGNGHLSRAMDVIPCLQKHGEVEILVSGIQGDLSLPFEVKYRLKGMSFIFGKRGGVNLLKTLAKTNIRKLVREVKSLPIEKYDMVINDFEPVSAWACYLANKPCIALSHQAAVISPNAHQPEHADPMGRFILHNYAPASTRYGFNFQGEGDTIFTPVIRQQVRDLQVTDKGHYTVYLPSYDDARLISRLSVFHDVKWEVFSKHNKRPMEIGNITIQPINNEKFIQSMASSTGVLCGAGFETPAEALFLGKKLLVIPMKNQYEQHLNAAALKAMGVPVVKSLKPKHSSAIADWLESNERIAVDYPDNTQDIIDMIIKKHSSGTSFENKLPVTHFADEA